In one Umezawaea sp. Da 62-37 genomic region, the following are encoded:
- a CDS encoding PIN domain-containing protein gives MFSALLDTCVLWPSLQRDFLLSLGIEGMYRPLWSTAILDELEYEEARKLVERGEEPTVAARRARRLVTVMRQAFDDAEVRGWEGLDGAYGLPDPDDEHVVAASVVGGAGAIVTHNVKDFPEALVPKGIQVLLPSQFAADTVALSPTVALIAVEAIASRSGRFGSSRSVPEILDTIDERYGMTQAVALIRPLL, from the coding sequence ATGTTCTCGGCGCTGCTCGACACCTGTGTGCTCTGGCCCAGTCTTCAGCGCGACTTTCTGCTTTCGCTTGGGATCGAAGGCATGTACCGGCCTTTGTGGAGCACGGCGATTCTCGACGAGTTGGAGTACGAGGAAGCGCGGAAGTTGGTCGAGCGCGGTGAGGAACCAACGGTGGCCGCTCGCCGCGCTCGCCGCCTCGTCACGGTGATGAGACAAGCTTTCGATGACGCCGAAGTGCGGGGCTGGGAAGGACTCGACGGCGCATACGGCCTTCCCGATCCTGATGACGAGCACGTCGTTGCTGCCTCGGTCGTGGGCGGCGCAGGCGCCATCGTGACCCACAACGTCAAGGACTTCCCCGAAGCCTTGGTTCCCAAGGGGATCCAGGTGTTGCTGCCAAGCCAGTTCGCTGCCGACACCGTCGCGTTGAGCCCCACCGTCGCGCTGATCGCGGTCGAAGCGATCGCGAGTCGCTCCGGACGCTTCGGCAGTAGCCGAAGCGTCCCAGAAATTTTGGACACGATTGACGAGCGGTATGGCATGACGCAGGCGGTGGCGCTGATCCGTCCGCTGCTGTGA
- a CDS encoding helix-turn-helix domain-containing protein, whose product MAEALRQETYLPGADEGHQVAEVYDFLKAHEDAGRGRPDVPCFLSGNTPDDRVELPVDLYRVLRQVAEALQAGLAVSVAPVTKTLTTQQAAELLGVSRPTVVRLLDDGEIPFERVGSHRRVTLRDLLAYRDRRRVAQYAALEATAIDDDDDVNVVLDRLRTARREVSQRRRGGSR is encoded by the coding sequence ATGGCTGAAGCGTTGAGGCAGGAGACCTACCTACCCGGAGCCGACGAGGGGCATCAGGTAGCGGAGGTCTACGACTTCCTGAAGGCCCACGAAGACGCCGGGCGCGGCCGACCGGATGTGCCGTGCTTCCTCAGTGGCAACACGCCGGACGACCGGGTCGAGCTTCCGGTGGATTTGTATCGAGTGCTGCGTCAGGTGGCCGAGGCACTGCAAGCAGGTCTCGCTGTGTCCGTAGCCCCGGTGACGAAAACGCTCACCACGCAACAGGCCGCCGAACTCCTGGGGGTCAGCAGGCCTACCGTCGTCAGACTGCTTGACGATGGTGAGATCCCGTTCGAGCGTGTCGGTAGTCATCGACGAGTCACACTCCGAGACCTGCTCGCCTACCGTGACCGTCGTCGGGTTGCGCAGTATGCGGCTCTGGAGGCCACCGCAATCGACGACGACGATGACGTCAACGTGGTTCTTGACCGCCTGCGGACTGCACGCCGCGAAGTCTCACAGCGCCGCCGGGGTGGCTCGCGCTGA
- a CDS encoding DUF6933 domain-containing protein: MLIVRATKKLLRLAGPSTALDDDRGTTALGPWYATVLFWRPRVVLLVNEATLLPVLLPLAPKATLTSRIAEQISTVLTAHDAPAAIIDEERLHMQTARLGVTANRSVVGVMIDFARLADIHHDDDPAVNLVALAVRLASTPCSPLYGRNISPDRELAAALQAITT, from the coding sequence GTGTTGATCGTGCGCGCCACCAAGAAGCTGCTGCGTCTGGCGGGTCCGTCTACCGCGCTCGACGACGACCGTGGCACGACGGCGCTGGGCCCGTGGTATGCCACGGTCCTGTTCTGGCGGCCGCGGGTCGTGTTGCTGGTCAATGAGGCGACGTTGCTGCCCGTGCTGTTGCCATTGGCACCTAAGGCCACTCTGACCAGCAGGATCGCTGAGCAAATCAGCACAGTGCTGACCGCACACGACGCGCCCGCCGCGATCATCGACGAAGAGCGGCTGCACATGCAGACCGCTCGGCTGGGTGTCACCGCGAACCGCAGCGTTGTGGGCGTCATGATCGACTTCGCCCGCCTCGCGGATATCCACCACGACGACGATCCCGCTGTGAACCTCGTCGCGCTCGCAGTCCGGCTGGCCTCGACCCCCTGCAGCCCGTTGTACGGCAGAAACATCAGTCCGGACCGTGAACTCGCCGCCGCGTTGCAGGCGATCACGACCTGA
- the pglW gene encoding BREX system serine/threonine kinase PglW — MEEQSSRWHEITQSAFKHERAALRHVRELLPDRHPYAAWSNFVFIPKSGGQPEVDILVATPSGLHLIEIKSLKGRLTNHFGTWVQHRPNGSTWTFDNPLTAANQKAKELKSLLMQAARQDRIAVPYLSAAIFLSEPSLKCELADGQRYSVFGPENGSSLPKIGSDLLLGSVSRTPPDPDFFRALPRLLQRVGIHRTKRSVTVGQWQIEPRPYASGPTWQDHDASREDMPDEYRRVRIYLYEREADPDKQRSIRSAAEREFRACQGIHHPGLLRPVDFVDHEAGPALLIEQPREAQRLDHFIAQRHAELDLPTRLDLIRQLAEAVNYAHERRLVHRALSPRAVIVQPTGGDWTKPRLQVGEWQAAARGLSGPSTVHQLRPSSGAAAHVEAASAPYLAPDFTEEPDGTVAIDVFGMGAIAYLVLTGRPPASTRPELLDQLIKQGGLHPRAVDDSIPDELDTVIALATAPVVGDRFTDVTEFLDELDKAQERDEPDVERNDPWNATKGERLADTDYVVQRVLGTGATARAFLVMHDGIDTVVKVSRSADAEDRLVDEAAALEHLRHDHIVVLRRSLFPLGNRHAIEIDHAGDRSLAHVLRNEGALLPDKLQVLGDQLLNALAYLERDGVLHRDIKPDNLGVRNHPRFGRALVLFDFSLAGAPTTDVHAGTRGYIDPFLGTDRRPTYDTHAERYAAAVTLHEMASLELPTWGDDGTNPRFLTEPVTLSSELFEAPLREPLRTFFSRALHRDAEQRFGSASEMREAWQQVFTALDETGPAAVSSSGSDNPIELRQEAADRATLDTALDAAGLTLRAVAVAHRLGANTVGDLLDLRLNEVRKARGLSRKTRDELIERITQWRTSLVVEPGAIKTTSLPADVDGSRLPLDAIVALLVPQLKQRNDSQVAISRLLLGLPDQAGALPDLRWPTNVQVAKSTHLTQGRIAQVLSARRKAWSGIDALDVVRREVVEALTSLRRVAAAEELADHLLGLHGCSDATDLAFRRPYAYAVLRAAVETDWLLDEPRFTFRRHHDRVVMALQVGSTDPVDTPSDEALLDLAVQLVKKADDLAAEDPLPTPTAVVRVLAACAERAGEVFDEKRLIKLATAASGSVLANVRLELYPKDLPLVRALRLSQTGAGLPDNGLDAAGLQQRVDNRFPGLSRLPTGRALMELLTEAGFAVVWDGEHYRPPRPVLTAVTPDPSSSTGSVSSPLVAGTAASDVDARLVEASRHGGVRIITVRRKRWERARMAVEAALGMPVIDVSAAFVAAVRQVAWQLNIPDFNRVLQADAAEPGSNDQLNLQRVVAQACDLLEAEWTKHPVLPLDGLTPLGRYPAGQALLNRLASRARYGPGTDGLSGPDALVLICPASDETKAPRIGDHVIRVNTPEEWVIARSPWPPAETLRSQAG, encoded by the coding sequence GTGGAAGAGCAGTCAAGCAGGTGGCACGAGATCACGCAGTCGGCGTTCAAGCATGAACGTGCGGCGCTACGCCACGTTCGAGAACTCCTTCCCGACCGCCACCCGTACGCGGCCTGGTCGAACTTCGTCTTCATCCCGAAAAGTGGTGGCCAACCCGAGGTCGACATTCTTGTCGCCACCCCGAGCGGGCTGCACCTCATCGAGATCAAGAGCCTCAAGGGCAGGCTGACCAACCACTTCGGCACCTGGGTGCAGCATCGACCTAACGGAAGCACATGGACGTTCGACAACCCCCTGACCGCGGCCAACCAGAAGGCCAAGGAACTCAAGTCCCTGCTCATGCAGGCCGCGAGGCAAGACAGGATCGCAGTCCCGTATCTGTCCGCAGCCATCTTCCTGTCGGAACCGAGCCTGAAGTGCGAACTGGCCGACGGTCAGCGGTACAGCGTGTTCGGTCCGGAGAACGGCAGCTCGCTGCCCAAGATCGGCTCTGACCTGCTCCTGGGCTCGGTGAGCCGCACGCCACCGGACCCGGATTTCTTCCGGGCTCTTCCCCGTCTGCTGCAACGGGTGGGGATCCACCGGACCAAGCGCAGCGTCACCGTTGGGCAGTGGCAGATTGAGCCGCGCCCCTATGCAAGTGGTCCAACGTGGCAGGACCACGACGCGTCACGTGAGGACATGCCAGACGAGTACCGCCGTGTTCGCATCTACCTTTACGAGCGCGAGGCCGACCCGGACAAGCAGCGGTCGATTCGTTCGGCTGCGGAGCGTGAGTTCCGGGCGTGCCAAGGTATTCACCACCCCGGCCTGCTACGCCCAGTGGACTTCGTCGATCACGAGGCTGGACCTGCACTTCTGATCGAACAGCCGCGCGAGGCACAGAGGCTGGACCACTTCATCGCTCAACGGCACGCAGAGCTCGACCTGCCGACACGGCTTGATCTGATCCGCCAACTCGCCGAAGCGGTGAACTACGCGCACGAACGCCGCCTGGTGCACCGGGCGCTGTCGCCGCGTGCCGTGATCGTCCAGCCGACTGGCGGCGACTGGACAAAGCCGCGACTGCAGGTCGGCGAGTGGCAGGCCGCTGCGCGTGGTCTTTCGGGTCCGTCAACCGTGCATCAACTGCGTCCCAGCTCGGGCGCTGCCGCCCACGTCGAGGCCGCGTCGGCTCCCTACCTCGCACCGGACTTCACCGAGGAGCCTGACGGAACCGTCGCGATTGATGTGTTCGGCATGGGTGCGATCGCCTACCTAGTGCTCACCGGACGCCCACCTGCATCAACCAGGCCGGAGTTGCTGGATCAGCTCATCAAGCAGGGGGGCCTGCATCCGCGTGCCGTGGACGACAGCATCCCGGACGAACTCGACACGGTGATCGCGCTCGCGACAGCACCGGTGGTGGGCGACCGCTTCACCGATGTCACAGAGTTCTTGGACGAGCTGGACAAGGCGCAGGAGCGCGACGAACCCGACGTCGAACGCAACGATCCGTGGAACGCCACCAAGGGCGAACGCCTGGCTGACACCGACTACGTCGTGCAGCGGGTTCTGGGTACTGGCGCCACCGCACGAGCTTTCCTGGTCATGCACGACGGAATCGACACGGTCGTCAAGGTGTCCCGGTCCGCTGATGCCGAGGACCGCCTCGTCGATGAGGCGGCCGCACTGGAACACCTGCGGCACGACCACATTGTCGTGCTGCGGCGCAGCCTGTTCCCCCTGGGCAACCGGCACGCGATCGAGATCGACCACGCGGGCGACCGGTCACTCGCCCACGTGCTGCGCAACGAGGGCGCGCTCCTGCCGGACAAGCTCCAAGTACTGGGTGACCAGTTGCTGAACGCGTTGGCGTACCTGGAGCGCGACGGCGTCCTCCACCGCGACATCAAGCCGGACAACCTCGGCGTGCGCAACCACCCCAGGTTCGGCCGAGCCCTGGTCCTGTTCGACTTCTCCTTGGCCGGGGCGCCGACCACTGACGTACACGCGGGCACCCGCGGCTACATCGACCCGTTCCTCGGCACCGACCGGCGACCGACCTATGACACGCACGCCGAGCGCTACGCCGCAGCCGTCACGCTGCACGAGATGGCAAGTCTCGAACTTCCGACGTGGGGCGATGACGGCACGAACCCGCGTTTCCTCACCGAACCGGTGACGCTGTCGAGCGAGCTGTTCGAAGCTCCATTGCGGGAGCCTCTGCGCACGTTCTTCAGCAGGGCGCTGCACCGTGACGCCGAGCAGCGGTTCGGTTCGGCGTCAGAGATGCGCGAAGCGTGGCAGCAAGTCTTTACAGCACTCGACGAGACCGGCCCTGCGGCAGTGTCGTCGTCGGGTTCGGACAACCCGATCGAGCTTCGGCAAGAAGCAGCGGACCGCGCGACGCTCGACACTGCGCTCGATGCCGCCGGCTTGACCCTGCGCGCGGTCGCGGTCGCCCACCGGTTGGGCGCCAACACCGTCGGAGATCTGCTCGACCTCCGTCTGAACGAGGTGCGCAAGGCTCGCGGCCTGAGCCGCAAGACGCGTGACGAGCTCATCGAGCGCATCACCCAGTGGCGCACCAGCTTGGTGGTCGAACCCGGCGCGATCAAGACCACTTCACTGCCTGCCGATGTCGACGGGTCTCGGTTGCCTCTCGACGCGATCGTTGCTCTCCTCGTGCCCCAGTTGAAACAACGCAATGACAGCCAGGTCGCGATCAGCCGCCTGCTGCTCGGTCTCCCCGACCAGGCCGGGGCACTGCCGGACCTGCGCTGGCCCACCAACGTGCAGGTCGCGAAGTCAACGCACCTCACACAGGGCCGGATCGCCCAGGTCCTGTCCGCAAGGCGCAAGGCGTGGTCCGGAATCGACGCACTTGACGTCGTGCGCCGCGAGGTCGTCGAAGCGCTGACCTCGTTGCGTCGCGTTGCCGCCGCCGAGGAACTCGCCGATCACCTCCTCGGGCTGCACGGATGTTCGGACGCCACCGACCTTGCCTTCCGCCGCCCGTATGCGTACGCCGTGCTCCGCGCGGCCGTGGAAACGGACTGGCTGCTCGACGAACCGCGCTTCACCTTCCGACGGCACCACGACCGGGTCGTGATGGCATTGCAGGTCGGTTCGACCGATCCGGTGGACACGCCGTCCGACGAGGCGCTGCTGGATCTGGCGGTGCAGCTGGTCAAGAAGGCCGACGATCTTGCCGCAGAGGACCCGCTGCCGACCCCGACTGCCGTAGTCCGCGTGCTGGCGGCGTGTGCAGAGCGCGCCGGTGAGGTATTCGACGAAAAGCGCCTGATCAAGCTGGCTACGGCGGCATCAGGATCGGTCCTGGCGAACGTCCGGCTCGAGCTCTATCCGAAAGACCTGCCGCTGGTTCGGGCGCTTCGCCTGTCCCAAACCGGCGCGGGCTTGCCGGACAATGGCCTGGACGCAGCTGGCCTGCAACAACGGGTAGACAACCGGTTCCCAGGACTGAGTCGGCTGCCAACCGGCCGCGCATTGATGGAGTTGCTGACCGAAGCCGGGTTCGCGGTGGTCTGGGACGGCGAGCACTACCGGCCTCCTCGGCCCGTACTCACCGCGGTGACACCGGATCCGTCCTCATCGACGGGCTCGGTGAGCTCTCCTCTGGTGGCGGGCACCGCCGCGAGCGACGTCGATGCCCGGTTGGTCGAAGCCTCCCGGCACGGTGGCGTCCGCATCATCACCGTCCGGCGCAAGCGCTGGGAACGTGCACGTATGGCAGTCGAGGCTGCGCTCGGGATGCCGGTGATCGACGTGTCGGCAGCATTCGTGGCCGCGGTCCGGCAGGTCGCGTGGCAGCTCAACATCCCGGACTTCAACCGTGTGCTGCAAGCTGACGCTGCCGAGCCCGGCAGCAACGACCAGCTGAACCTGCAGCGCGTGGTGGCGCAGGCATGCGACCTGCTGGAAGCCGAGTGGACAAAGCATCCGGTGCTGCCGTTGGACGGACTCACGCCCCTCGGCCGCTACCCCGCTGGTCAGGCTCTGCTCAACCGACTGGCTTCCCGCGCCCGCTACGGGCCGGGAACCGATGGTCTGTCCGGCCCGGACGCTTTGGTGCTGATCTGCCCAGCCAGCGACGAGACGAAGGCACCTCGGATCGGTGACCACGTGATCCGGGTGAACACACCAGAGGAGTGGGTGATCGCGCGTTCCCCGTGGCCGCCTGCCGAGACACTTCGGTCACAGGCGGGATGA